From the Actinomycetota bacterium genome, the window CATCGGGATCTTCTTTGTCTCGGCTAAAGGCGCAGAATTTGCACCTGTTAATACATACGTTGGTGGGATTGATATGTCTATTATTGATGAAATAAACGTAGTCGCCGGTTCTTCTCTGTTTTACCAGGTCGGCGAGGCAGCCAATTTGAAGCAGATCATCTGATTGGTAGAGTCTGATCCCATCCTCGTTCGAAAGTCGTTTCCCAGCTAGGACTTTTTCGAAAACATCGGATAAATTCCCGTCTTTAAGGAAACTTTGCACTGCCCTCTCTTGATATACACTCGAGGATTTCTCCGACATCGAGAACTCCTTAAAATGGGAGGGTTGAACTTGTAGTAGTATACCTTCTTTTTGAAATTCTTTGAAGACGTTTCTCTAAAAATTGTTTGAAAAACGGGGCTTTTGATATACAATTAGTAAGCGCTGGAGGCAAACAGGGATAAAATCCTAAATCCGAAGCAATAGATCCTAAACAATATATAAGTCCAAATGACCAAAAGCCGTATCCAAAGCCCGCAACTTTCCTTTCTAATGTAGGCTACTACCAGTTGGAGCTGGGGGATGGAGGAGAAAGGCTTTCGAGAGGGAGATAAGGTAAACAATCTAGCTTCGGCTGGGGAAAAAGAGAGATATGTTAAATCGATATTTTCCACCATAGCCAAACGTTACGATCTTTTAAATACGCTTTTAAGCTTCGGCTTGCATCGCCATTGGAAAAGATTTGCGGTAAAATTAGCTGACCTATCTCCTGGAGATACCGCTCTGGATATCTGCTCAGGTACCGGAGATCTGGCAATTCTTCTTTCCAGGAAGGTCGGATTGGAGGGGAAGGTCGTTGCCCTTGATTTTTGTCAAGAGATGCTGAAGCTGGCTCAGGAGAAAATCGAGGCGACGGAGATCAGCAATTGTACCTTTGTCCATGGGAATGCCGAAGAACTGGAGTTTCCGACGGAATCCTTCAACGCGGTGACTGTGGGTTTTGGCATGAGAAACGTCGCCAATATCGATAAGGTATTCAAGGAGATGCACCGAGTGTTAAAACCCTATGGAAGGGCAATTTGTCTGGAGTTCAGCCATCCCACATCCCTCATTTTTAGGATACTTTACGATTTTTATTCCTTTAAGATTCTCCCCAGAATCGGGGGGTTCATCTCCGGGAAGTCCGATGCCTATTTTTATCTACCTAATTCGATCAGGGAGTTCCCCAGCCAGGATGAGTTGAAAATCATCATGGAAAAGGTGGGCTTCAGCGAGGTTCGATACTACAATTTAACCGGAGGAATAGTGGCCATACATTTGGGAATAAAATGTTGATCACGGAGGTGGAAATTGGCCTTTAAAGACCTTCGAGAATTTATTGAATTTCTCGAGGTAAGGGGAGAATTGTGCCGGGTAAGCACGCTCGTGGATCCGGTCTTGGAGATAACCGAAATCATAGATCGGGTGAATAAAAGCCAGGGTCCTGCTGTTCTCTTTGAAAACGTTAAGGGATCGCAAATGCCCGTGCTCATAAATACCTTTGGTTCATTTAAACGGATGAGCTGGGCTTTGGATGCCGAGAACCTCGACCAAGTTGCGGAGAGATTGCAATCCCTGTTCCCATCGGAACTTCCCTCAACTTTTCGCCAGAAAATTAGCACCCTGTTGAAACTCAAGGACGTCACTCGTCTTCAACCCAAGC encodes:
- the ubiE gene encoding bifunctional demethylmenaquinone methyltransferase/2-methoxy-6-polyprenyl-1,4-benzoquinol methylase UbiE; this encodes MEEKGFREGDKVNNLASAGEKERYVKSIFSTIAKRYDLLNTLLSFGLHRHWKRFAVKLADLSPGDTALDICSGTGDLAILLSRKVGLEGKVVALDFCQEMLKLAQEKIEATEISNCTFVHGNAEELEFPTESFNAVTVGFGMRNVANIDKVFKEMHRVLKPYGRAICLEFSHPTSLIFRILYDFYSFKILPRIGGFISGKSDAYFYLPNSIREFPSQDELKIIMEKVGFSEVRYYNLTGGIVAIHLGIKC
- a CDS encoding UbiD family decarboxylase domain-containing protein encodes the protein MAFKDLREFIEFLEVRGELCRVSTLVDPVLEITEIIDRVNKSQGPAVLFENVKGSQMPVLINTFGSFKRMSWALDAENLDQVAERLQSLFPSELPSTFRQKISTLLKLKDVTRLQPKLIKKAPCQEVVLSRNFSLEIFPILKCWPKDASRFITLPLVVTKDPVTGRQNMGMYRMQVFDERTCGMHWHMHHDGAEIYRESVKRGEPLEVAVALGGDPATIYSATAPLPRGFD